A window from Bacteroidales bacterium encodes these proteins:
- a CDS encoding UDP-N-acetylmuramoyl-L-alanyl-D-glutamate--2,6-diaminopimelate ligase, whose amino-acid sequence MIMSKILKNIKIREMIGNMPTIISSVYIDSRKAIEDSMFISINGYNTNGHHYIDKAIESGAKVIVCEELPEIISEKACYIRVNDSAKAAGIIASNFYDNPSEKINLIGITGTNGKTTTATLLYNLFTYLGYYCGLISTVCIKIGEKEFEATHTTPDPISLNENLAKMADQGCEYCFMEVSSHAAHQQRISGLRFKGGIFTNITHDHLDYHKTFVNYIAAKKMFFNILPSDAFALTNIDDKNGLTMVENTKAKVYTYGINNIADFHAKIIEMHSEGSDVIINGKEVFFPLPAKFNVYNYLAAYAVAILCGVVEDELRAAISNISGAKGRFQLIPNKENKSIIVDYAHTPDALQNILTSVTGLPNLERIICVFGAGGDRDKSKRPIMGDIVSQYADIAIITSDNPRTENPKEIIKDILSGVKLENSKKVITITDRKEAIESAVRMMNKEDILIVAGKGHENYQEINGVKHHFDDVEIINEILN is encoded by the coding sequence ATAATAATGAGTAAGATATTGAAAAATATTAAGATAAGAGAAATGATCGGCAATATGCCGACCATTATATCATCGGTATATATCGACTCAAGAAAAGCTATTGAAGATTCAATGTTCATCTCTATTAACGGTTATAATACTAACGGGCATCATTATATAGATAAGGCAATAGAGTCGGGTGCTAAAGTTATTGTTTGTGAAGAATTACCGGAAATTATAAGTGAAAAAGCTTGCTATATCCGTGTGAATGACAGTGCAAAAGCAGCAGGAATCATTGCTTCAAACTTTTACGATAATCCTTCGGAAAAAATTAATTTAATAGGTATTACGGGTACAAACGGAAAAACTACTACAGCTACCTTATTATATAATCTTTTCACGTATTTGGGTTATTATTGCGGATTGATTTCTACGGTATGTATTAAAATAGGTGAAAAGGAATTTGAAGCAACCCACACAACGCCTGATCCGATCAGCTTAAATGAAAATCTGGCTAAAATGGCGGATCAAGGTTGTGAATATTGTTTTATGGAAGTAAGTTCACATGCCGCACATCAACAAAGAATCAGCGGATTAAGATTCAAAGGCGGCATATTCACAAATATTACTCATGATCATCTCGATTATCACAAAACTTTTGTGAATTATATTGCCGCAAAAAAAATGTTCTTCAATATTTTACCTTCAGATGCTTTTGCTCTGACAAATATTGATGATAAGAACGGTTTGACGATGGTTGAAAATACCAAAGCCAAAGTTTATACTTACGGAATAAATAATATTGCCGATTTCCATGCGAAGATTATTGAGATGCATAGTGAAGGTAGCGATGTTATTATTAATGGCAAAGAAGTTTTCTTTCCTTTACCTGCTAAGTTTAATGTGTATAATTATTTAGCAGCGTATGCCGTAGCCATTCTCTGCGGTGTTGTTGAAGATGAATTGAGAGCTGCAATAAGCAATATTTCAGGTGCTAAGGGAAGATTTCAATTAATTCCGAACAAAGAAAACAAATCTATAATTGTTGATTACGCTCATACGCCGGATGCATTACAAAATATTTTGACTTCGGTTACAGGTTTACCAAACTTGGAAAGAATAATCTGTGTTTTCGGTGCCGGTGGAGACAGAGATAAAAGCAAACGCCCGATTATGGGAGATATTGTTTCTCAATACGCTGATATTGCAATAATAACATCTGATAATCCGCGTACAGAAAATCCTAAGGAAATTATTAAGGATATTTTATCCGGAGTGAAATTAGAAAATAGTAAGAAAGTAATTACGATTACCGATAGAAAAGAAGCGATTGAGTCGGCGGTTCGTATGATGAATAAAGAAGATATTTTAATTGTTGCCGGTAAAGGCCATGAAAATTATCAAGAAATTAATGGAGTAAAACATCATTTTGATGATGTGGAAATTATTAATGAAATATTAAATTAG
- the murC gene encoding UDP-N-acetylmuramate--L-alanine ligase, producing MKDIKSVYLIGIGGIGMSALAQYFHNRNCYVAGYDRCPSITTDLLFKLGIDVYFEENTNHIIDDTDLVIYTPAIPDNSIELQFAKENFENVLKRSEVLQLITDEKYCIAIAGTHGKTTITSMISHIFNYNNIPVTAFIGGISKNIKGNLIDSPNADIAIVEADEFDRSFLKLNPDIALVNAADPDHLDVYNNFESMIESYREFLENADENNRIINKNCNQYFNAHTTFGINDGAKYQVEFYEYENSRAKIVMNSAKIIMNADGKQIMFEKLPVYGKHNISNFCAAYVLAHKMNISDKQIEDAMRNYQGVVRRFDVVYENNGIVYIDDYAHHPTEIASLKDALDEVFPGKKICAFFQPHLYSRTRDFMDELAEELARFEKLYLLDIYPARELSIEGITSKALAEKISEDVVVIDKSQVAEIVGNSDFEIFVTIGAGDIDKMVKVINDQLINKYGKV from the coding sequence TTGAAAGACATAAAATCGGTTTATTTGATAGGCATCGGCGGGATAGGAATGAGTGCTCTGGCGCAATATTTCCATAACCGTAATTGTTACGTTGCCGGCTACGACAGATGTCCTTCAATAACCACTGATTTACTTTTTAAGTTGGGGATTGATGTTTATTTTGAAGAAAATACAAATCATATTATTGATGATACCGACTTGGTAATTTACACTCCTGCAATTCCTGATAATAGTATAGAATTGCAATTTGCAAAAGAAAATTTTGAAAATGTTTTGAAAAGGTCGGAAGTATTACAATTAATTACCGATGAAAAGTATTGCATAGCAATAGCAGGAACTCATGGTAAGACAACAATTACTTCAATGATTTCGCACATTTTCAATTACAATAATATTCCGGTTACCGCATTTATCGGCGGTATCAGTAAGAATATCAAAGGAAATTTAATAGATTCCCCGAATGCTGATATTGCAATAGTTGAGGCGGATGAATTTGATCGTTCTTTCTTGAAATTAAATCCGGATATTGCACTTGTCAATGCAGCCGATCCCGATCATCTTGATGTTTATAACAATTTCGAATCAATGATTGAATCGTATCGTGAATTTCTTGAAAATGCCGATGAAAACAATAGAATCATAAATAAAAATTGTAATCAATATTTCAACGCACACACAACTTTTGGAATAAATGACGGCGCAAAATATCAGGTTGAGTTTTATGAGTATGAAAATAGTCGGGCAAAGATCGTAATGAATTCTGCTAAAATAATTATGAATGCCGACGGAAAACAAATTATGTTTGAGAAATTACCTGTTTATGGTAAACATAATATTTCAAATTTCTGTGCGGCATATGTTCTGGCTCATAAAATGAATATTTCCGATAAGCAAATCGAAGATGCAATGCGTAATTATCAAGGCGTTGTAAGAAGGTTTGACGTCGTATATGAAAATAATGGAATTGTATATATTGACGATTATGCTCATCATCCGACAGAAATAGCAAGTTTGAAAGATGCTTTGGATGAGGTTTTTCCCGGAAAAAAGATATGTGCTTTTTTTCAACCGCATCTTTATTCGCGTACGCGTGATTTTATGGATGAATTGGCAGAAGAATTAGCACGTTTTGAAAAACTTTATCTTTTGGATATATATCCCGCACGCGAACTTTCGATAGAAGGAATTACTTCTAAAGCTCTCGCGGAGAAGATTTCGGAAGATGTAGTAGTCATTGATAAATCGCAGGTTGCTGAGATTGTTGGAAATAGTGATTTTGAGATATTTGTAACGATTGGTGCCGGCGATATAGATAAAATGGTTAAGGTTATTAATGATCAATTGATAAATAAATATGGCAAAGTTTAA
- the ftsZ gene encoding cell division protein FtsZ, which yields MNIDLGFDLPIQLSSIIKVIGVGGGGGNAVNHMYNQGIAGVDFIVCNTDNQALELSPITNKIQIGHSGLGAGSIPEIAREAAIEKADVIVNSIVPNTKMLFIIAGMGGGTGTGAAPVIADLARQHNILTVGIVTIPYEFEGRRRQLLAANGIEELRRCVDSLIIINNNKLRELYGNMGFRQVMASADQVMWTAAKRIAEIITLPGYINVDFEDVKTVLKDSKTAIMGYGEASGENRAERVIKEAIKSPLLNDNDIKGSQKILLHITSGSNELTHDEIDEICSFVYDEAGHQVDIFMGYTSDESLGENVSVSIIATGVAANDLPLVRHKLEDDDSITPNDNAPYKKQNKNNNDVGNESPVIHTLISSKVEDIKSETEDDGELVNKYELFPSKKETVVVTDSGASINKELVKDFSVKRENMLNSLRELSQPLSMEETDKLCNEPAYIRKNVVLEDAFPSSENIDSVIIDKNNNVVSSNGNRFLNPMVD from the coding sequence ATGAATATTGATTTAGGTTTCGATTTGCCGATTCAACTCTCATCCATAATTAAAGTAATCGGTGTAGGTGGTGGTGGCGGAAATGCCGTTAACCACATGTATAATCAAGGAATTGCAGGTGTTGATTTTATTGTTTGCAACACTGATAATCAGGCTTTGGAATTGAGCCCAATTACAAACAAGATACAGATCGGGCATTCCGGTTTAGGTGCGGGTTCTATTCCTGAAATAGCGCGTGAGGCTGCTATTGAGAAAGCCGACGTGATTGTTAACAGTATTGTCCCGAATACTAAAATGTTATTTATTATTGCAGGTATGGGCGGCGGAACAGGTACCGGTGCTGCTCCAGTTATTGCCGACCTTGCACGTCAACATAACATTTTAACAGTTGGTATTGTTACTATTCCTTATGAGTTTGAAGGAAGAAGACGCCAATTGCTTGCTGCAAACGGAATTGAAGAACTAAGAAGATGTGTTGATTCTCTTATTATTATTAATAATAATAAATTAAGGGAATTATACGGAAATATGGGATTCAGACAGGTTATGGCTAGTGCCGACCAAGTAATGTGGACGGCTGCTAAAAGGATTGCCGAAATTATTACTCTTCCGGGGTATATTAATGTAGATTTTGAAGATGTTAAAACCGTTCTTAAAGACAGCAAAACTGCTATTATGGGATATGGTGAAGCTTCAGGAGAAAATCGTGCCGAAAGAGTTATCAAAGAGGCTATTAAGTCTCCGCTACTGAACGATAATGACATCAAAGGTTCACAGAAAATATTATTACATATTACATCAGGTAGTAACGAGCTTACACATGATGAAATTGATGAAATCTGCTCATTTGTTTATGATGAGGCCGGTCATCAGGTTGATATTTTCATGGGTTATACTTCCGACGAATCGTTAGGTGAAAATGTATCGGTAAGTATTATTGCTACTGGTGTTGCTGCTAATGATTTGCCGTTGGTAAGACATAAACTGGAAGATGACGACAGTATTACCCCGAACGATAATGCCCCATATAAAAAACAAAATAAAAACAATAATGATGTAGGTAATGAAAGTCCGGTAATCCATACATTAATCTCATCGAAAGTTGAAGATATTAAATCTGAAACTGAAGATGACGGTGAACTGGTCAATAAATATGAGTTGTTTCCGTCTAAGAAAGAAACTGTGGTTGTTACAGATTCCGGTGCAAGTATTAATAAAGAACTTGTAAAAGATTTCTCAGTGAAAAGAGAAAACATGCTGAATTCATTGCGTGAACTTAGTCAACCGCTTTCAATGGAAGAAACGGACAAACTCTGTAACGAACCTGCATATATCAGAAAAAATGTTGTTTTAGAAGATGCCTTCCCTTCATCGGAAAACATTGACAGCGTTATAATAGATAAAAATAATA
- a CDS encoding FtsW/RodA/SpoVE family cell cycle protein, with translation MVKLIRGDKGIYAALVILLLLSFIGVLTTYPKTVGVGKVMLEHLVFVVLGLIIIIGFEHINYQSKNFKVFMLVACAFSLLSIILLYTPLGVGAAKAVRTLRLGPVSIQPVEFAKAFMLIYLCFVCNDKIKEINSSWKDFILYILLPVGVVGAICLERQGLSSTLIMMAAVFLLLLITPIKKQYIWAILGAGILFILIYALFFGGRTATWLQRIRSLFNFELLVNDPANAIGRGGLFGTFFGDGKVKEFLMNIESDFVFSAFVEEGGILLGTFIIFVYVALMLRIAKVVLSTNDLFGKYLVFSLGILIMLQAAVHILVCIGIAPETGQQLPFVSKGGSSLLSMCLAAGIIQSVAVRNLPSNNKLS, from the coding sequence ATGGTTAAATTAATTAGAGGCGACAAAGGAATTTATGCTGCATTGGTAATATTACTTTTATTATCATTCATCGGCGTGCTTACAACTTATCCGAAAACAGTTGGGGTAGGAAAAGTAATGCTGGAGCATTTGGTTTTTGTTGTTCTCGGATTAATAATAATCATCGGGTTTGAACATATCAATTACCAAAGTAAGAATTTCAAAGTTTTTATGTTGGTTGCCTGTGCATTTTCCCTGTTGTCTATTATTTTATTGTACACGCCGTTGGGAGTTGGTGCCGCAAAAGCTGTAAGAACGTTGAGGTTGGGGCCGGTTAGTATTCAGCCGGTTGAGTTTGCAAAAGCTTTTATGTTGATATATTTATGTTTTGTATGTAATGATAAGATAAAAGAAATCAATTCATCATGGAAAGATTTCATTTTATATATACTTCTTCCCGTTGGAGTGGTAGGTGCAATTTGTCTGGAAAGACAAGGCTTATCGTCAACATTAATTATGATGGCGGCGGTTTTCTTATTGCTTTTAATTACACCAATAAAAAAACAATATATCTGGGCAATTCTGGGTGCGGGAATATTATTTATTTTGATATATGCTTTGTTTTTCGGCGGAAGAACCGCTACCTGGCTTCAAAGAATAAGAAGCTTATTTAATTTTGAATTATTAGTTAACGATCCGGCAAATGCCATCGGCAGAGGCGGTTTGTTCGGAACGTTCTTTGGTGACGGAAAGGTGAAGGAATTTTTGATGAATATCGAGTCCGATTTTGTTTTCAGCGCTTTTGTAGAAGAAGGCGGAATTTTACTCGGTACGTTCATAATCTTCGTTTACGTTGCTCTTATGTTGAGAATAGCCAAAGTAGTTTTATCTACAAACGATTTATTCGGAAAATACTTGGTATTCAGTTTAGGAATATTAATAATGCTTCAGGCCGCAGTTCACATTTTAGTTTGTATAGGAATTGCGCCGGAAACCGGACAGCAATTGCCTTTTGTAAGTAAAGGCGGCAGCTCATTATTAAGTATGTGTTTGGCTGCCGGAATCATTCAGAGTGTTGCCGTAAGAAATTTACCTTCAAATAATAAATTATCATGA
- the murG gene encoding undecaprenyldiphospho-muramoylpentapeptide beta-N-acetylglucosaminyltransferase — protein sequence MSKHKYIISGGGTGGHIFPAIAIANGIKAKHPDADILFVGANGKMEMEKVPQAGYDIIGLNITGMNRKSVLSNIPLMFKFIKCVSQSKKLLKQFKPSVVIGVGGYASGAVLQAAKSLNINIVIQEQNSLPGKTNKMMAKKAKAICVAYDGLEKYFPKNKIVKTGNPIREEIVNIKLKDSVAFEYFNIKDDKPVVLIVGGSQGAKAINETLANNINLLSKSKANFIWQTGTLFYETAKSAIEKNKVENVFCYDFIKKMDYAYSVADIVVSRAGALAISELCAVGLPSILVPLPTAAENHQMINAMSLVSKNAAILVENTKVSDELLPAIENLLNNKEELNKLKTNIKSLAITDSVNRIVEVIDNVNLK from the coding sequence ATGAGCAAGCATAAATACATAATCAGTGGTGGTGGTACCGGAGGACATATCTTTCCGGCGATTGCCATTGCCAACGGCATCAAAGCAAAACATCCTGATGCCGACATTCTATTTGTTGGTGCAAATGGTAAAATGGAAATGGAAAAAGTTCCTCAGGCCGGTTATGATATTATCGGACTGAATATTACGGGAATGAATCGTAAATCTGTTTTGAGTAATATTCCTCTGATGTTTAAATTTATCAAATGTGTTTCTCAGTCGAAGAAATTGCTGAAACAATTTAAACCTTCTGTTGTGATTGGTGTTGGCGGATATGCCAGCGGTGCAGTGCTTCAAGCCGCGAAATCGCTTAATATCAATATTGTTATTCAAGAACAAAATTCATTGCCGGGTAAGACAAATAAGATGATGGCGAAGAAAGCTAAAGCTATCTGTGTTGCTTACGACGGACTGGAAAAATATTTTCCCAAAAATAAAATTGTGAAAACAGGAAATCCTATCAGAGAAGAAATTGTTAATATCAAACTAAAAGACTCTGTAGCTTTCGAATATTTTAATATAAAAGACGACAAGCCTGTTGTACTTATCGTCGGCGGAAGTCAGGGCGCAAAAGCCATCAATGAAACGCTCGCAAACAATATAAATTTACTTTCTAAGTCTAAAGCGAATTTTATCTGGCAAACCGGTACTTTATTTTACGAAACCGCAAAATCGGCAATAGAAAAAAACAAAGTTGAAAATGTTTTTTGTTATGATTTTATTAAGAAGATGGATTATGCTTACTCAGTTGCCGACATAGTTGTATCCAGAGCAGGAGCTTTGGCTATTTCGGAACTTTGTGCGGTCGGATTGCCGTCAATATTAGTGCCTTTGCCCACTGCTGCCGAAAATCATCAGATGATAAACGCAATGTCGCTTGTAAGTAAAAATGCGGCGATTCTGGTTGAAAATACTAAGGTTAGTGATGAACTTCTTCCTGCAATTGAAAATCTCTTAAATAATAAGGAAGAATTAAATAAATTAAAAACGAATATAAAAAGCTTGGCAATTACAGATTCTGTAAATAGGATAGTTGAAGTTATTGATAATGTAAATTTAAAATAG
- the ftsA gene encoding cell division protein FtsA — protein sequence MAKSEIIVGLDIGTTKIAVVVGREDEEGKIEVLGHGTVESVGVKRGVVANIDQTVESIKKAVKKAEDDSDVDIKEVHVGIAGQFIKSIQHRGSTIRANADDEISAEDIRKMAESMRNIAVDPGDEIIDVVPQEYTVDGESGIINPVGMAGKSIESNFHIITAQTTSVKNIVKCIQRAGLELKSLALEPIASAEAVLSEEEKEAGVVLVDIGGGTTDVAIFQENVLRHTAVIPFGGEIITEDIREGCTIIKKYAEDLKIKFGSALATEHKNDIVSIPGLRGREPKEIKLKNLASIIQARMEEILEQVYLQIKSSGYQKKLIAGIVITGGGSLLNHVVQLTEFITGMDTRIGYPNEHLSAHSDKELHSPIYATSVGLVKLALDNLEEKTTGTKAGNKNNNGKGNSFFGFFDKIIKDNI from the coding sequence ATGGCAAAGTCGGAGATAATAGTAGGTCTTGATATCGGTACAACAAAAATTGCCGTTGTAGTTGGTAGAGAAGACGAAGAAGGAAAGATCGAAGTTTTAGGTCATGGCACAGTTGAATCTGTCGGTGTTAAGAGAGGTGTGGTAGCTAACATAGACCAAACCGTAGAATCAATTAAAAAAGCCGTGAAGAAAGCCGAAGATGATTCTGATGTAGATATCAAGGAAGTTCATGTCGGTATTGCAGGCCAGTTTATCAAAAGTATCCAGCATAGAGGTTCGACAATCAGAGCCAATGCCGACGATGAAATCAGTGCGGAAGATATTCGCAAGATGGCAGAAAGTATGCGCAATATTGCCGTTGATCCGGGTGATGAAATTATTGATGTAGTTCCTCAGGAATATACTGTCGACGGTGAATCGGGAATTATTAATCCGGTTGGCATGGCAGGAAAATCCATCGAATCTAATTTCCATATTATCACTGCGCAAACAACTTCGGTAAAAAATATTGTCAAATGTATTCAAAGAGCGGGTTTGGAGTTGAAGTCGTTAGCTTTGGAACCTATTGCTTCTGCGGAGGCTGTTCTAAGTGAAGAAGAGAAAGAAGCCGGCGTTGTTCTTGTAGATATCGGCGGCGGTACTACCGATGTTGCAATATTTCAGGAAAATGTTTTGAGACATACTGCAGTTATTCCTTTTGGCGGCGAAATTATTACCGAAGACATCAGAGAAGGGTGTACAATAATAAAAAAATATGCCGAGGATTTGAAAATAAAATTCGGCTCTGCCTTAGCTACTGAACATAAAAATGATATTGTTTCAATTCCCGGATTACGCGGCAGGGAACCGAAAGAAATTAAACTGAAGAATTTAGCGTCTATTATTCAAGCGCGAATGGAGGAAATTCTTGAACAAGTTTATCTTCAAATAAAAAGTTCGGGTTATCAGAAAAAATTAATAGCAGGAATAGTAATTACCGGCGGCGGTTCATTGCTTAACCATGTTGTTCAACTTACGGAGTTCATTACCGGGATGGACACACGAATAGGTTATCCGAACGAACATCTCTCCGCACATTCCGATAAAGAATTACACAGCCCGATATATGCTACTTCGGTCGGACTTGTAAAGCTCGCACTTGATAATCTTGAAGAAAAAACTACTGGTACAAAAGCAGGTAATAAAAACAACAATGGCAAAGGCAATAGTTTCTTCGGATTTTTTGATAAAATAATTAAAGATAATATATAA
- the mraY gene encoding phospho-N-acetylmuramoyl-pentapeptide-transferase yields MLYYLAKYLDRVFDFPGAGVFEYISFRAGAAVITSLIISMIFGKYIINFLRRKQVGETVRDLNLPGQKEKEGTPTMGGLIIILATVVPVLLFAKLENIYIIVMLVTIIWLGIIGFLDDYIKVFRKDKKGLAGRFKVFGQVLLGVFVGVVVYCHPDIVVKEHVVANSEVITKIDSTGVESSSKTYSFSEPKKEITTTIPFIKNNELDYENILWFVDKDSRYKWAWIIFIPIVILIVVAVSNCANLTDGIDGLATGTSAIIGATLGIFAWVSGNAVFADYLNIMMIPQVGELTIFIAAFVGACIGFLWYNTHPAQVFMGDTGSLSIGGTIAVFAILVRKELLLPLLCGIFLIEGLSVIIQTTWFKYTKKRFGTGRRVFLMSPIHHHFQQKKYPEQKIVMRFFIIGIMLAVLTVVTLKIR; encoded by the coding sequence ATGCTTTATTATTTAGCCAAATACTTAGACAGAGTTTTCGATTTTCCGGGTGCCGGTGTGTTTGAATACATCTCATTCAGAGCTGGTGCAGCGGTAATTACGTCTTTAATCATTTCCATGATCTTCGGAAAATATATTATAAATTTCCTTAGAAGAAAACAAGTCGGCGAAACTGTTAGAGATCTTAATCTTCCCGGACAAAAAGAAAAAGAAGGAACACCAACAATGGGAGGATTAATAATTATACTTGCAACTGTTGTTCCCGTCCTGCTTTTTGCAAAACTCGAAAATATTTATATTATTGTAATGTTGGTTACTATTATTTGGTTAGGTATTATCGGTTTTCTTGACGATTATATAAAAGTTTTCAGAAAGGATAAAAAAGGCTTAGCCGGAAGATTTAAAGTTTTCGGACAAGTATTGTTAGGTGTTTTTGTTGGAGTTGTTGTTTATTGTCATCCCGATATAGTTGTCAAGGAACATGTTGTTGCTAATTCCGAAGTTATTACTAAAATTGATTCCACAGGCGTTGAAAGCAGTTCCAAAACTTATTCGTTTTCCGAACCTAAGAAGGAAATTACAACAACAATTCCTTTTATAAAAAATAATGAACTTGATTATGAAAATATATTGTGGTTTGTTGATAAAGACAGCAGGTATAAATGGGCGTGGATAATTTTTATTCCGATTGTGATTCTCATTGTTGTTGCTGTTTCCAATTGTGCAAATCTGACGGACGGAATAGACGGCTTGGCAACAGGAACATCGGCTATTATCGGCGCTACACTCGGTATTTTTGCCTGGGTTTCAGGTAATGCGGTTTTTGCCGATTATTTGAATATAATGATGATTCCGCAAGTCGGCGAGCTGACGATCTTTATTGCGGCCTTTGTCGGGGCGTGTATAGGTTTCCTCTGGTATAACACTCATCCGGCTCAAGTATTCATGGGCGATACAGGAAGTCTTTCCATTGGCGGAACAATAGCGGTTTTCGCTATTCTTGTCAGAAAAGAACTTCTTTTGCCCTTGCTTTGCGGTATCTTTCTAATAGAGGGACTTTCTGTGATTATTCAGACCACATGGTTTAAATATACTAAAAAACGTTTCGGCACAGGTCGGAGGGTTTTCCTAATGTCGCCTATACATCATCATTTCCAACAAAAAAAATATCCAGAACAAAAAATTGTGATGAGATTTTTTATCATTGGAATTATGTTAGCGGTATTAACTGTTGTTACTTTAAAAATCAGATAA